Part of the Emys orbicularis isolate rEmyOrb1 chromosome 10, rEmyOrb1.hap1, whole genome shotgun sequence genome is shown below.
ATTGCGCTTGCATACTGGATTGGCATTGATAAGGATGCTCAGAAATGCTGGGTTGctgatatatttaaataaaaaagtattaATGCATTTGAGGAGGGacggggttaaaaaaaaaaaaacccctcccatGAAGAATTAAATGTGCTTTGGAAATAATAATATCTGGTGACGTGTACTAGCCTCTAGCTCCCCTTGAGAAATGTTATTAGGTATATTTGTGGCTACTGCTGGCTCACCCTTTCCTTGTAGGTGGCAGTGGCCTTGCTTTCATCAGTTATCCCTGCCTCACTTCTCCAGTCGTTCCGCAGATTATTTTAGGTGCCACTCCTCTTTAGCACCACAAAATGTGGGCTCTCCTGATGGCTGTGCTTCCCTTCCGCTGGAACTCATCCCTAGAGCAGTACCCTCCAATGCTCCAGacttctcttctcttctggaagCTTCTGCCCATGTACCCTGACAGCTCTACCCTGCATTTCATTTCCTCCTGCTTCCCCtgggtttctgctgctgcctcaaATTCCTAGAGAGCTTGATGCAGCCCTAGCAATGGAGGAGTGAAAGCTCACAACTGTTGGTAACCATGGACAACTTCTGGTGCTGGGCTAGAAGAATGGTCAATTGGCAAGCAGTCAACTCCCTGCTACTGATAATTCCGCTAACAAAGCAGGAGAAACCTCTTTCTCCCAAGAGCCCTATCACACAATTTCAGGTTCGGTGCTTGGTTGTGAATCTCTCACAGggagcccctgcctgcacccaaacccccctcccctccaaaaaaaaaaaaaaaaaaaacttatctgtcccactgggctaaattctgcacGTCACCACTGAAAACCGCTTCGGTTTCTCCTTTTCCTAATTTATCTTGCCCAAGCAACAGCTTTTCTGGCTCTCACATTCCATTACAAGCTGGAGTCTGGGTGCTAGTTACAATTCCTGACTCTGGCGGAGGGCTCTTATTGGCAGGTTTTGAAGCTGGTTGAATCTTATGGCTAAAAATATTCAAAGTGCGGCTACAGCTGCTGAAAATGAATTCATTGTTATTTCCTAGTTAGCTCCCACAAGTACCTTGCTCTAGGCTTTCTGATGGTTTTTTAAAGCTGGTTTTGTCTCTGCTGTGTGCTAGGAGTCCTATCCAGTCAGATGCTATGGTGCAATAGGCCTGGTCAAACAACTGTGATCGTAGAAATGACCATGTCACCATATGAAAAGGCAGGTGTTGAGTACAAAAGTGGCACCTAGTAATAGAATTAAATAGTAATCAATGCCACAGCTACCAGCAGTCGCCTGTATTAACGACTCTAGTATCCAAGCGTTAAGGCAGATTGTAACGCATGTTGAACTGAGCACAATTGTATTAAGCTCTGGATTAGCAATGCTTGCTACAGTTTGGAAACCTAAAACGGGCTTGGGAGGCTCATAAAATGGAGGCAACATTTTCATGTTTGGCTATAGTCTTGTAAGAAATTTCCCTGCTCATCTTTCTGCAGCGGCCTAATGCATCTGGGGGTCTGTTGACTCCTGGGTAGCAAGAGACTACATCATGAGGTCATTTCtttcgggggggggcagaggggttggTGAGCAATGTGCCGTCTTTGGCTGTGATTTGTGGGATGGGTTTGAGTAGTCTAGACAGTTCACCTGTCCACCATgcacatgggggggaaatccactgTGTTGATTATTTTTTACAGCACACATGGCATTAACGTGGAGGTGATGACATGCTTATCTTATCACTTCCAGCTTGTTACTGTAACATTGTTCCTTGGGCCCAGGTTAGTATTGCAAAGACACCAGTTTGAGTACCTTTGTAGATAAGGGATCTTCCATCTCTTTATAGAATGTTTCCAGTAAGCTtgatctgcatttttcacttgtTTGCTGACCTGTCGGGAAATACAGCACAACCTGGTGACTAATAAAAGGTGACTGCAGTAGTGAGTGATGGCTAACATACAGGGCCTTAAGACTATAGCAATGCCCAGCACATCCCAAGTGAAATAATGTCACCCACCTACTTGTGTTTTCTTTAATAGCAGTGATAACACTGGAGTAAAGCCTTATCTGGGGATTACTGACACGCTGTAGTTAATGGCCCTGTGACAATCACCTCGTCCCTGCCAGCAATACATTCCCAGGCAATTCACTGCAGTCTGAAACCTGCAGTGTGACTGTTACTGCTTTACTGAAATATATTTGATCAAATTTGGTCAACTGACAACCACCGCTAGCACAGGCTGATCTGCTGTACGGGCTACTTTCGCTCTCTTTTTTTAACTGTGTGTTGTAATGGCCAGATTCAGAAATAGTGAATGAAAGGTTGCAGGGTTGTAGCCTCTGCAGCCCtaagagcaggggtggccaacctgagcctgagaaggagccagactTTACCAAcatacattgccaaagagccacagtaatacgtcagcagccctccatcagcacccttcccccccccccccactggcagccctgccaatcagcgcctccccacacatcctgatcagctgtttcagggtggggaggaggctctggggaggagcgagggcaaggcaggcttaggggagggggcagagccagggattgagcagtgagcacccctccccccgacacattggaaagttggcgcctgtagctccagccccggagtcggtgcctatacaaggagccgcattttaacttctgaagagccgcatgtggctccggggccacaggttggccacctctgcctAAGAGCAATAAAATCAGTATGTTGCCAAATGTGGAAACACCAGTCGATGAGGATTGGAGCTTAATACTGTACATTAGTTTTCAGCTGATGGTAAAACTTCAGCTCAGCCAAATGCTGCTCAGTACCCAGATGTGCCGTTCTCGTCATGAAGCAAACCACCATTTTTGTGACTTCAGGCACAAAGGGATGCAGTGCCTAAGCCTATGAGATTAGTAGCTTTAAAAATGCATGAACATAGTGACGTTCAACATAAAAATATGTCATCACAGGAGCAGTAATGACTACAATTGTGATTGCTTAACAGTTTCCATTTTACTCTATCGTCAGCTGCCACTAACTTTTCAAAGCGTGCGGCTTTGATGCTGAAATGGGCCTCTCATTGCCTCTGCCTAACGATTACCTTTGCTAGGACGTGTGAGCAAAACCCTTTCCTACCTAGTTTTGAGTACCCGAAAGTGAAGGCAACTGAAGCGAAAACTGCGGGGCATCAAAAGCTGAAGCTGGCAGCACAGAACCAGCCTCGCTGAGGCAAAGTGCCTTTGTATGGTCTCAGGGTATTTTGTTTGGCCAGCGCGCTGAGCCTCTGCAAATTGCACTCTCAACACATGCAGTAGCTTTCACATGTGGTATGTCATGACTACAGCTTTGGATGGGGTTAACTGAGCTGCCTAGAGGGGAAGTAGCCAAGTCATAGTGGCTCCCTTACACGCAtgctgatgacagaacaaggagtaatggtctcaagttgcagtgggggaggtttaggttggatattaggaaaaactttttcactaggagggtggtgaagcactggaatgggttacctagtgaggtggtggactctccttccttagaggtttttaaggtcaggcttgacaaagccctgggtgggatgatttagttgggaattggtcctgctttgagcagggagttggactagatgacctcctgatgtcccttccaaccctgatagtctatgctCTAAGACACAAGGTtatcccttggggggggggggtcgcaagctgtcaacctccaccccaaaccccgctttgcctccagcatttataatggtgttaaatatataaaaaagtgtttttaattcataaggggggggtcacactcagagacttgctatgtgaaaggggtcaccagtacaaaaatttgagactCACTGCTCTAAGATGTGCAGCTGGGACTCCTGCTCTGCAGTGGTGGAGGAAGCACAGGTAATTCTCTTCCCCAGGTGTGTAGTGCCTAGAGGGGCTCCCTCCAAAGGGGCATGAACAAGCTGTTCAGGTGACGCTTCGCTGAACAATTCTTAACATGGATTTTGGTGAACATGTAATTGTCACAGCTAAGGAAGGCTGTAATAGGCAGCTAGAACTGACAGGCAAAGCAAGTTTGTTTAGTTGTTTCTAAATACATTTTTGTAGGGGTGGTGGATAGCAGTTTTCTTTATCTTGTAGCTCTGAGGTTTTGGAGATAAAGACTTTGCTTTTATTATAACATAGATTGgtcatgggggcagggagggaggcatGGCACACGGACTCCTATGAACTGGGATTATGATCCCAAAAGAGCAATTCTGTGAAAATGGCACCACCTTAATCAGCAGCTCAGCTCCCCGTGCACCTTGAACTCAGCCGTGCTGACTTCAGtgtttaagtcagtggttctcaacctatttaccattgtgggccgcatccaatactacctgtttgGCCCTGAggctgtcacatgggccgcagctgtgtgctgattgggctgcaagtggcctgggggccacaggttgagaaccactggtttaagttTATTACTTTTTATTCCTGTTACGCCTGCTAAGCCAACATGGCTGAGAGCGTCTGCTCTGGATTCTGGTCCTCTTTGTGTGCCAACAGAATTGTTCGCTGGTTTCCAAATGTTTTCACCCGTGTAACTCCCTGAAAGCAAGGGCCCTGCTGGCACAGGTTATCAATGAGGGGACAATTAGCCTGCAAATGCTTTATTTTAAGTGTTGCTATCTGACAAAGGAGGAATCCAGCTTGATTCTCCAGTCCCAGGCTGAATTTAATCATGGGTGGCAATTTGATGGATTATCTTGAAAACTTAACGTGTTTGATAAGGAAACACAGTAAACAAGGGTGATTTTTACAGTCACATTTCAGAGCTGAACTTTCAACATTCTAGTCTGCCTCCTAGAGTGAAAgatttaaattttatattatgTTTTCCACTTCAGTAGTGAACAGGAATGTACATATTAAAAACACTTAATATTTTTAGCCAGCATTCTGCAATGTGGAACTGGATATGCTTGGATATTTTGGTCCCACAACTAATGGCCATACTACTCTGCCTTCTTTGTGATTATGTTTCCCTGTAAAGTAAATGTTTATAATTGAAACAAATGCTTAATCTGACCAGTGTCTGGCCACCGTTCTGTCCTAAAACTCGATTTTCTTTTTAAGGAAAACTGCAACATTAAACAACAGCGTGTAGTTCAAAATATGCTGCTAAAGAAACAGACAGCAGTCCAGGATAGTTCCCATggtgtttttattgaatttttcttcatttaaaaatgtaatatgaACCTACAGAAGGGCCCAGTTTTCCTTCACAGAAGAAAAATGGTCATTTCTTTTATGTTCCCTCAAGCCCCCGACAAGAGCTTCCTACTTGCTGCAGGAAAAATATTTATCAGGACCGAGACTTAACACTGTAACTCAGGAAGGGGCTGTTTACTTTATGCATTGTACCTCCCAGCTCCCTTTGCAGCAAGAAGCTCGTTTTTCAGATACATTTTTCATCTGAGTCATTATAAACACAAATGCTGTCCATGCATTTGTCTCAGGCCAGCAAGACTTTATTACAGACATAATCGATCTTAAAGACAGAACTTCTCTCTCTTAACTTCAACACCCATCTCAGAACCTTAATTTGGGACAGAGGTGGTTAGTACTAACCACGGTGCTCATAAATTTAAGCTCTGAATTTCCTTCACGTTGCCTCATGGACTTGTGTATTTGTGACAACAGTGCCCTCTAGTGGCAAGACAATAGCAGGCAATTCCTTAATTCGACAAAccatttcaaaagttatttttcagtCTTCTATCATTTCCTCCTTTACCTGCTTAATTTTGTGTTATTAAATACATCTAAAACTATTGACTCTTATATCTGAGtgtttgaaagagagagagaaaaaaactttcCCTGTAGTTTGCTTTAAACCTTTATGTATTTTCTAATGAACATCTTATTAATCTGTGATTTGTACCCTGTTACAACAGTACTAATTCTATAACCATCCTCCAgttaggtgggggtgggggtggaacccAGCTACCTTCTGCATTCAGCACCCTTGTACTTTTCATATCATAATTTCAGCTAGTATCATTTAAGACAATCAGGCTGGTAAACAAATGTATTATAATTGCACTTCCTGGGATGTCCGTGTCTAGGCCTGGGGAAAGTCTAACATCCTTAAAGTTTGCTCTATGCTGAAAGTTAGCTTATATTTAGGCAATATGTTATGGGGATTTTGCTTATGTTATGCACAATGTTTCCTTAAGTATGTTCAATTCTACAACTTCAAAATGTCAATTTATGTGGCAGGGGTTAGCCATGAGAAACAgttctgaatttatttttaaaatggctacACTAATTAAGAGGTTTTTACTGCCGATTCAAACAACCCAAAGCTTAGTCTTCATCCACATTTATCGCATATACTGTAAGGAACCTTTCCGCGCATTCAGCATTTACTGTAAACAAATCTTTGAAAAATATACCTGAAACCTGTGGGCCTCCATGCGTCAAGAACATCTTAGGCTCTGTCACAATCATGTGTACTCACGCAAGAGACCTTATTTCAGGATGGAGATGGGTGATCAGAAACATGGCTGACTCTCTACACAGGCACTAAAAATCCCTAAAATTAGCCTACACCAGGTTTGTACAAGTTATGCTCCTCATGAACTCCTAAAAtagctggggggggttgtttccccTGACTTTTTATTACTGTACAGAATGGAAAACTCCTCACTGACCCATCTAGTTTAAACTCTTAAGAGCAAGGATACCCTGTTTAGACTGAAACGCAGTGCTTGAGATGGCTCACTGTGCCTAGACAAAGGGATTGCCGACTAGTCCACGAAGCCAGCCCAGTGACGCTAGGCTCAAGATGCCTTTAGGCCAAGTCGGCCACTACAGGTTGCTGGCAGGTTGGACTGTGGGGCTGAACAGAACTTTTGCTATCACTATTGAGCAAAGGCTGTTACTGAGGAATAACCGACCTAAGGACCAGTTCCTGCAGAGAGCTCTGGCCTGACTAGGTAGCTGCAGGGAGCCCTAATGAAGTCACAGGGCCTCCCTGCACAGGCAGATCCTTGCCTCCAGGGCGCTCACAGCAGGCTCAGACCCTCGGTCATTCTAGCTCAATTTAGCTTAATACTGTCATTGATAAGAGTAAAGGGATATGGAGGTAGCAAGTGTCCTGTTTAGTTTTAATAGTGCCATGTACCAGAGCTAGTCTATCAAGCTATAAAGGCATACGTAGGGTTAAATATGCAGGACCCACTCGGTTCTGCCAGagaatgaaaaatgttgttttgtgggggaaaaaatgctcCGTCCATATAAAATGTGTCTTCTCATGTGCTATTAGACTGCATCATTCCAATCAATAACCCATACAATATTTAAGAGCACACACTGCGATGTGTCTGCCTAGTTCAGATTTTTAGACAAGGCCACTCTTGAGAGTAAGCTGGGGCAAGCTACTTTCCCTTGGAAGCGTTTATAAACGCAGAGGCAAATGTCTGTTGCACTTGGTAAGCTACAAAACATCTTTATTCATTTAGAGAAAACATGTCACCCTATGTTCAGTCAAGATCATtagctcacttaaaaaaaaaaaaattagccaccTGAATCCAGTAGGGTCAGAGTTACTGGTTTATGGGTATCAGTGTTGGGCGGTGAGGCAGTACTGGGCTGTATCTTCGCTTTGGGGGTTTCCACGACTGGTAGGTGCTGTgacaatttcccccccaattcATGAGCTGAGCTATTCAAGGTAAAGGTTGTGTTTGAGGTATGGGCTGCTGCCCCAGTCTGTTGTGTTTTAAAATAGACAATATAAAATACTGGCAAGACTATTCCTATCAGGAGCATGATAAAAACTGCATTCCACCACTGGATTCCACAGTCTGCACCATTATTGGGCTTCTTTTGCCCCCCTGAACCTGATGGTGGGCAGTTTGGTGCTTCTATGCAATAATCTGCATTTAAATGGACTTTGGATTGCACTACATCCTCAATGGTCTGGTCAATCCCCTTAAAGTAGTCAGTCAGGTATCTGCTTTCACTATAGTTGCTGCTGGTGGCTCCATCATCAGGCTCTGGTAGTTCAATCAGTGTCATTCCAGCCTGGGAAGGAGCATTCTGAGGAGGTTTTAACTCTTTGCTGGTCTCCGTTAACACCCCGTGGGCCTTGACTGGAATCTTGATAGACTTCAGAGCATACAAGTCCTGCTCACAGATGAAGTTGTTGACACGTTTGATATCTGCAACCTACGGAATTCAGGAAGGAGAAACACGTAAACCTAAGGCATCACCATCCTTTACCAATATTGACTCAAGAACAAACCAGGAAAAT
Proteins encoded:
- the LYSMD4 gene encoding lysM and putative peptidoglycan-binding domain-containing protein 4, with amino-acid sequence MRLYEGRTRSFQAPVTVHNYPSSHVYVFRNGRSDPDESSEEESEFMELRPRGKEQQRSNSSQERAGDVVLLERELTEGDNLNKLALQYGCKVADIKRVNNFICEQDLYALKSIKIPVKAHGVLTETSKELKPPQNAPSQAGMTLIELPEPDDGATSSNYSESRYLTDYFKGIDQTIEDVVQSKVHLNADYCIEAPNCPPSGSGGQKKPNNGADCGIQWWNAVFIMLLIGIVLPVFYIVYFKTQQTGAAAHTSNTTFTLNSSAHELGGKLSQHLPVVETPKAKIQPSTASPPNTDTHKPVTLTLLDSGG